Within the Meriones unguiculatus strain TT.TT164.6M chromosome 2, Bangor_MerUng_6.1, whole genome shotgun sequence genome, the region AggcctttaaaaatataattacaatatCAACACCACAGTTGCCATACAGAAATGATTCTTGGATATAGCTTAAAACTCAGTCTGTTTAGACTTTCTCGGTTTTCTACAAAATGTCTCGTGTTGTTGGCTTGTTTTAATTAGAATCCAAACAAAGCTTACACTCTCTATGAAAACATTAGTGCTTTGAATGTCCAACTCAAAAAGATCCACTAAAGTAccacaaaataagcaaataatgtTTATTTCAAGAAAATTCTTTAGTAGTTACAAATATTTACCTTCACACTGGTAAACACTTGTTAGGGTGAGTTCATTATATAACTGTAACACCATTAcactttgcacacacacacacacacacacacacacacacacacataaatcaagaaaaaccagagaacacccTGCTTTTTGTTACTAATTAACTTAAGATATGGGGGTATTAGACTCTTTGCTTTTAGATTAAAAACAAGTAAggtatgatggcacatacctttactcccagcactcaaaaggcagaagcAAAGGGATCTGTAAGTGTGTCAGGTCGgcttggcctacatagtgagctccatgCCAGGGAGAACCATGGAAGGAGACGGGCAGCTTGCAGGCAACAAAAACTGCTTAGCTAGTGATTAAGACATGTAGGTAAAGAATAACAGAAACATCCAACATGGAACTGTGACCTACGAGATGGATAATATTTAGGAAGACAGAATCCTGGTTCTGTCACTCTCTGTGGACGTGGACAAATTATGTACCTTTATTTCCTTACCTATAAAATTGGATGCTGGCAGTGTTTTCCTCCTAGGGCCTCTGTCATAGAAATTAATGAGTTGACATTTACAAAGTAGCCAGAAAGAACTGACTAAATGTCTGTtaagagaaaacaatgaaaatatgtGGAGACAACTCAGGACTGGTGTGAGTGGATGTCATGCTTCACTGAGGTTCTGGTTCAATTCTGagcttcaaaataaaattacagtCACAATGTAGCCCCCAAATTTCATTTCTATTGAGTATGTCAGACTTTCCCATGTTACCAGGTATTGGGTTATAAGTAATCCAGGAAtaatttaaagtatgtgaaaGGATATGTGCAGGTCATGGACAAGCGCTACTCCaattttggaaaagaaattttagtGTCTGATTTTTGTCTACACAGGACAGTAGAATCAAGattcacttatttaaaaaaaagaaaaataagtatcaTTCTTAAAACAAAGATGACccagagttcaaagtcattcttcgAAAGGCAAGCGGAATTTCAAGGAAGCAAGAAAGAGGAACAGCAGCAAACACTCTAAAGTCAAGAAAAACATTAAGTGTTAGAACTATCTATTGTATTTAAGGTTGTATTTGTGGATAGAGGCCTGATAAAATATGTGCTGCTCTTCTATATGTAGCCAAATGCATGGTGTGTTGGTTTGAAGGAGATTGCTTGCCATGGACTCTTaagtttgaatacttggtccccagttggtagaaccacttggaaaggattaggaggtgtggcctgattggaggaagtgtgttaacTGGGGTTGGGCTTTGCGATTTCCAAAACACTCATGCCATTCctagtgtctgtctctctgcctgcaaTGTGCAGATCAAGATGTGAGTTCTCGGCTGTTTCGGCCACCAGACCTTTGCTCTGTCACCATGGACTCTAACCTCTGACACAGTAAGTCCTGAGTTAAGCACTTCTTAAAATAAGTCGCCTTGGACATATGTTTTACCACGGCAATAGAATAGTGactaagacacaggcaactgagcTGACCTGCCTGTCTGAGCCTCATTGTGGTTTGGTTTGACCTTGGCAATTTcacagatggatttctgtgacaGAAGAGGTATAAATGATCTTCTAGAACATAGATATGATATTAAGAAGTCACAACAGTATAGACTATTACTTTGCCATAGACAATGTTGGAGCAGTCATTTAGAATGAAGTCTAATTCTTTATGATAGCCATTTTGTTGACATGGtcacacaaaagagaaaaactttTGCAAAGTATTGTGTAGTTGcatcgctttgttttggtgatatAATATTTCACGTGCATAGACATCattcacaaaatttaaaatagaatttttagCAGTAGGATGGttgcaaagaaaatgaaattgccCTTGGTTAAAACATTGGGGGACTAGGAAGCAAATGAGGGTAGAAAATGCAGTCAAGAAATCTGTAAATGAAGGCTGTAACAGGAAGAAACAGGTCGGTACCTGAAGAAAAGCACAGGTCacgttttgtttctttgtttacttcttccttccttattttctttctttttgagacagggtttctctacatagccccaGATGTTCTAAAACTCACGCTATAGACCAGGCCAGCTTCAAAcgcagagatctgcccgcctctgcctgggattaagggtgtgcctCACCACTATTCAGTTTAGGAAGACTAGAGAAACTTGAACATCTTTTTAATGTTGGTGTTTAATATTCATTAGAAAGGAATAAAATGCAGAGGCCCCAGATTGGATCCAGAATACAGAAAGGGATTGGACTTGGTGAGAAGCATCCCCAAATGAGAAAAGTATGGTAGATGCTGCCAAGGTGAAGacttggtacacacacacacacacacacacacacacaaaaaaaaagaagtaattaacATCTGATGAGTTCTATTTTGTCTGTAAGGTTCATGAGACAGTTCATCTTCTGAGTAATTGGGTGAGAACattaaagtaagataattgaGCTTTAAGTACTTGTATGCACTGATGAGAAAGATTATGagaaaaattatgaagaaaattatGGCCTTAAATCTGAATgcactttaaaatatatgttttaattatatgtatgtatatgtatctgtgtatatgtgttctgtgtgcatgtacctgaggaggccagaagaagacccCATTGCAGTTGGAATTAAAGGAGATTGTGAGTTGCTggatgtgggctctgggaacaaACTCAAGCTATTAGCGAGAGGAATTTGTTATTTAACCAATGAGTTGTGTCTCCGGCAGCACAACTGATAGCATGATAGCAGCAGCAACATGAGAGAATTTAAAGACAGTGAAGCTGGTGTTCCCAGAGGGAGATGCTTAGTCACTGTATCACAGAAAGGGCAGCTCTTGGTCGGGAAGTGCAGCAGATGGCCTGGTTAGTGAAAACAGAACTATAGGTGAGGACCTGGGGACTGAATGCCCAGTTCTTTTTAATGAACAGTGCACTGGCCCAGGAATGGAGGCTGGTTTGCCAGCTAAAAATGAAATGATACAGTTCATGCCCTAATACCACGAGACCCTTACTTCCAACACTTGTAGGCAATCAAAAATTAAACTGTTActtggcttttgttgttgagAGTTTTCAAGAAAATTTATTCTGGGaagctgaatctttttttttttttttttaaatatagatttcaagGCAACTTTTCTCCATTGGCTGTGAGAGCATTTCCCTAGTTACTTATAACTAACAGGAGTTGTTTATTATAAAATTGACCAGCACAGCTTGATTTGAATGTAATGTGTTAAATATAGTGATAACAGAGATATTTGAAGACTGAGAGAACAAATTTCTTTtagtaaaacattttagaagatTGGTTGGTTGCTTTATTTGGGCATGGGAGCTCCCTACATCTTGGTTACTCTCCACTAGTGTAAGGAGACACACAATTTCTTCCAGAAATAGAGAAGTCTTGACGCTCCTTTACCTGGGAAAGCCTGAAGCAACAAGACAATTACCTGACCTTCTGCTGTGTCTGATGTTCTGTCTGTGGGACTCTTCTGCCTGCTTACTTGAAATCATAGGATCCTAGAGCTATTTTCCATTGCTTTGAACATCTTTTTGAACCAGAGACAACACAGTATCTCACACATTTGAGGTATACAGTTTAGTGGTTATTCCTATGTTTGCAGAACTGTGCAACGATTAGCATTATctctactttaaaatattttctttattacccATACAGATTGTACCCAACTAGTCTCCATTCCTACACATTTTCCCAACCTTAGACAACCACCAAAACACCTTCTGTCTCcatagatttgtttgttttgtatggaacagaattataaaatatgtgatttaaaaaTCAACAGATTTCTCTCATCCAGCATAAAACTTTTACGAGAGCATCAAATCCTAACCAGTAAGCTCAAGGAACATCAAAATTAGCACAATATTTTTGAGACTGCCCATGATGTATGTGCTGGCTAATTTATGtaaacttgacacaggctagaatcattGGGGAGGAGGGAAActaaactgagaaaatgcctccataagatcaggcagTAGGTAAGCCTGTagagcactttcttaattagCAGTTTGTGGGGGAGGGTcaagcccattgtgggtggtgctcctcctgggctagtggtcctgggttctataaaaaagctcAACAAGgtttggggagcaagccagtaaacagcaccctcCCATGTCCTCTGTGCCAGCTCCTGACTTCAGGTTCTtaattgtctttctctctccatgaTGCTCATTATCTCATCTGCATAGAGATTTTAGACTTTGTAGGAAATTCACAGGAAACTTCATCGCCGAACCGTTACATTTTCCCCTGTAATGTTGTCAGACCATTAAGTACAAGAACCATTATAGGGTGGTACTTCTCAACACCAGATGAATgggttgcatttatttattatttttatctatctatctatctatctatctatctatctatctatctatctaacttcTCAAAGCTTCTCAGTGCTACGTATGTATGGCAGtttcatacattaaataaatgtgGTCATCAAACATTTGGATGCTACTCTTCAGTAGCATTCAGTAGCATTCAGACTTATTGGCTTATGATCATATCAGGAAGTTTAAGCAATAAAATAAGACAGGAAATTTTAAGCTAACGATAGACTAAGTCCTGAGCATAAAACATTTCTTCCTACTGGGTTTGAATGTTGCCAGATACACTCAGCACACGTTTACTTGTGGGTCAGTACTCAGTGCATGTTCATTTACTTCAGGGAGAAAGCATAAACAATCTTACAGGTTATCTCACAAGCTTGCTTTCTTCCATCCAATCTATTGTTTAGATGTCTATGTACACCTGACCTACACTCTGTCTTTGTGAAATTAGTAAGACAGTTGTAAAATCAAGGTCTCATATTCCAAGACTCTATAAGTAGCCACAGTATTCATGTGCCTCCACAGCCACCTGCCAGGACACATAAATAGGGTTATTAAGAAGCTCATCACCTGTCCCCGCTTGTTTATTCTGTATTGTGATCTATCCTGGGATCTATCATTGAGTCAGTCCCACCATGGGCTCCTTTTCAACGGATCTAATGGTTGCATCACAGCATGGATTTTCCAATATATCAATATATTAAACagtaacaaacatttaaaaatatctaagcTAGTGTGGcttgtaaaaaataaagttacttGAAAATAGCATTCATAATAATaagctacaagaaaaaaaaactacaaaaactaCAGAGTTTCAACTACTCCTAAAATGGTCTCTTTATTTCATCATAAGCAAACGTGCAGGTGAAAGTGCAACTGGAAGAGTCAGATGGGGGCGGGGAGTGATTTTGTGTTGTTTAAGGAGGTGAATTATCTACAAGTTAGGACATCCTGGAGAATGAGCTAGAGAATAAAGTACCATCTTATTGCAAGCGCCGATATAAATTGAAAAGTGGAAAAGACATTATAAAATGCAAACATTAGGAAGTTTGAAGTTCATGCAAATTCAGAGATAAACACAGCATCAGGTACAGTCACTAAAGAACCCCAAACTATTGCGTAAGGAAGGACTCCCCTCCACTTCTTTCCCAGGGAACTGGGGTGGTAGATTGGGGGAAACTGGCTTCAAGAATCTGAACTCATTTGTCCCAGTACCTCCCATCAGACACACCTCATACTGGTAGCTCTGGGACAGGGTTCCTGTACCGCTGATGTCCACCAGGTGGCCAGGTAGGTGTCCCTCAGGAACAGAGCAGCTACCCAGTGATGCCGCCCTGGCCCTCCTGCACAGCCTCACCCCGACGAATAGAAGCACAGACAGGAGGAAAAGCGAAGACACAGACGCCAAGGCGATGACTAGGTACAGCGTGAGCACATCTTCACCATCCTGAGTGGGGTCGCGCGCCAcctctggcagaggcaggtagggctGGGAGAAGCCATCCACCAGCAGCACATGCAGAGTGACACTGGCAGAGCGCTGAGGATCGCCATTGTCCttgaccagcagcagcagcctgtgcTTGGGGGCATCGCGCTCACTCAGCAGCCTGGTGGTGCGCACCTCGCCATTGTGCGCCCACACGCTGAACAGCCCTGGCTCCGTGGCCTTGAGCAGCTGGAATGACAGCCAGGCGTTCTGGCCAGAGTCGCGGTCCACTGCCACCACCTTGGTGACCAGGTAGCCAGGCTCCGCAGCCCTGGGCAGCAGCTCAGTGCAGGGCGCAGAGGCGTTCTGCAGAGGGTAGAGCACGAAGGGCACATTGTCATTGTCATCCAGCACCAGGACGCGCACCAGCATCTGGCTGCTTAGGGAGGGTGAGCCTTGGTCTGTGGCGGCCACGAGGAACTCGAAGGCCTGCAGCGCCTCGTAGTCCAGTGCCCTGAGCGCGAACAGCTGCCCATTGTCAGCGTTGATGGAGATGAGTGAGGTCAAAGCCAGCTGCTGGTCATTGGGAGGCAGCAGCGAGTAGGTGATGTGGGCATTGGAGCCAGAGTCTGAGTCTGTGGCTCTGATGGTGCCTATGTGCAGGGCGGGGCTGTTGTTCTCGCGGACAGACAGGGTGTAGGAGGATTGGGTGAAGGCGGGGGCGTTGTCGTTGATGTCGGACACCTGCACTGTTATGGTGTGCTGCGTTGTGAGCCTGGGTGAGCCCATGTCGGAGACGGTGATGGTGATGTTGTACTCGGCTCTGCTCTCTCTGTCCAGGGCcccctcagtttccaagtggtagTAATTTTCAATAGAAGATTTTAGCACAAACGGGAGATCCTCTGGAATAGAACAGACCATCCTGCTGTTGTCTCCGGAGTCCTTGTCTCGGATACTAAAAATCATAACTAAAGTCTCTGCGGTGTTTTCTGGGATTGGACTGATAAATGATGACACAGCaatttcaggaaaattgtcattCACATCTATCACCTGAATTCTTACTGTAGATTTCCCAAAAAGTCCTCCCCGATCAGTACCTTTAATGATTATTGAGTAGGATTCAGTTGTTTCATAGTCCAAATAGCCTATTAAACTTATTTCTCCAGAGTTTTTGTTAATTGTGAATGTTTTTCGAATATCCTCTGAAGCATGGGAAAAGGCATAGGATACTTCACCATTAATTCCCGAGTCTAGGTCCCAGGCGGACACAGTGGTAATCAGTGAGCCAAGCATGCTATTCTCTGGAATCGTCACTTCATAGAACGTGTGCTCAAACGCGGGGGAGTTGTCATTAGCATCTATGACTCTCACTCGAACCAAGGCCGTCCCAGACCTGGGTGGAGTGCCACCATCCGAGGCGGTGAGGATGAGACTGAGCTCGGGCTGCTCCTCATAATCCAGCGCCTTGTCCAAAACCAACTCTGGGTATTTCCTGCCATCTGGATTAACTCTCATTGTAACGTGGAAATGAGAGCTCTGGCTTATGGCATAGCTTTTTACAGCATTGATCCCTACATCTAAATCGGTCGCACTTTCTAGTAAGAACACAGCACCAACGGGGCTATTCTCTGGGATTTCGAGAATCATTTCCTTTTCCAAGAATGTGGGGGAGTTGTCATTTATATCCATGACCTGAAGCTCGGCTTGCAAAATCTGTATGGGGTTTTTCATTAGCACCTGGAAATGCAGCACGCAGGGCTGGGTGGAGCCACACAGCTCCTCCCGGTCTAGCGGTTCACTTAGGAGCAAATCTCCTGTATTTACGTTCAAAAGCAAAGGCAGTTTGTTATCGTTAGAGGCCACCTGAGCCCCTCGAGAAGACAGCTCAGCCACCTCCAGCCCCAGGTCCTTCATCAAATTCCCCACCATGGCCCCACTCAGCGTTTCCTCCACCACTGAAAGCCTCCCAGGCTCAGCGTGAGCTTGAGACATTCCCAGCCAAACAAAGAGAAGCAGGACTTGCCTGGTCTGCAGATAGCTTCCCCCTCTGTTCTCCATAGCTCCTTCCCAGCAGGCTTCTGGCAGAATCGCTTCTGCTCCACCATACAGTTCTGAAAAACGTGCCCCTTGATTTGCCCAC harbors:
- the LOC110539476 gene encoding protocadherin beta-11-like, producing MENRGGSYLQTRQVLLLFVWLGMSQAHAEPGRLSVVEETLSGAMVGNLMKDLGLEVAELSSRGAQVASNDNKLPLLLNVNTGDLLLSEPLDREELCGSTQPCVLHFQVLMKNPIQILQAELQVMDINDNSPTFLEKEMILEIPENSPVGAVFLLESATDLDVGINAVKSYAISQSSHFHVTMRVNPDGRKYPELVLDKALDYEEQPELSLILTASDGGTPPRSGTALVRVRVIDANDNSPAFEHTFYEVTIPENSMLGSLITTVSAWDLDSGINGEVSYAFSHASEDIRKTFTINKNSGEISLIGYLDYETTESYSIIIKGTDRGGLFGKSTVRIQVIDVNDNFPEIAVSSFISPIPENTAETLVMIFSIRDKDSGDNSRMVCSIPEDLPFVLKSSIENYYHLETEGALDRESRAEYNITITVSDMGSPRLTTQHTITVQVSDINDNAPAFTQSSYTLSVRENNSPALHIGTIRATDSDSGSNAHITYSLLPPNDQQLALTSLISINADNGQLFALRALDYEALQAFEFLVAATDQGSPSLSSQMLVRVLVLDDNDNVPFVLYPLQNASAPCTELLPRAAEPGYLVTKVVAVDRDSGQNAWLSFQLLKATEPGLFSVWAHNGEVRTTRLLSERDAPKHRLLLLVKDNGDPQRSASVTLHVLLVDGFSQPYLPLPEVARDPTQDGEDVLTLYLVIALASVSSLFLLSVLLFVGVRLCRRARAASLGSCSVPEGHLPGHLVDISGTGTLSQSYQYEVCLMGGTGTNEFRFLKPVSPNLPPQFPGKEVEGSPSLRNSLGFFSDCT